A single Blastopirellula retiformator DNA region contains:
- a CDS encoding GTP-binding protein, with the protein MSTDSTPETTESHEHVDDERYLDALASVKKTLDRFRGCSDQEKDLLRRDLRQMQEMESKLTTGRVEIVVFGEISTGKSALINALVGQAVTEVDVQGGWTREIWHVAWDGCGYRIPGLGTSEVVLIDTPGINEVGGAHRGEMAQEAARRSDMLLFVTDSDLNETEFSALVSLASVNKPIVLVLNKVDLYSPDQRKRLHEVLSQRLEGIVQPENIVETSADPREVEYVVEKADGSTTSQWRKPKPNIEALQLKMLEVLEQDGLALLALNAAMYSADKSDRIASLKLKIRNDRANQHIWGYAVVKATTVAFNPAPVADVIGGGAVDVAMVWHLAHIYGIEMTWANAEKLVKSIIQAAGWVTLGELTTHAIMWSLKAVTLGWGSVLTVLPQGAAAGYGSYVVGQAAKFYFEHGASWGSEGPKSVVHKILDKTDRKSVIQDLKDEILKKLRINQHATPGK; encoded by the coding sequence ATGTCGACTGACAGTACGCCCGAAACGACCGAATCGCACGAGCACGTCGATGACGAGCGGTATCTCGATGCGCTTGCGTCGGTTAAGAAGACGCTTGATCGTTTCCGGGGCTGCTCCGACCAAGAGAAAGACTTGCTTCGCCGCGATCTGCGGCAGATGCAAGAGATGGAGTCGAAGCTGACCACCGGCCGGGTCGAGATCGTCGTCTTTGGCGAAATCAGCACCGGCAAGTCGGCCTTGATCAACGCGCTGGTTGGGCAAGCGGTGACCGAAGTCGACGTCCAGGGAGGTTGGACCCGCGAGATCTGGCATGTGGCGTGGGACGGCTGCGGCTATCGCATCCCAGGCCTGGGAACCAGCGAAGTGGTGCTGATCGACACGCCGGGGATCAACGAAGTCGGCGGCGCCCACCGCGGCGAAATGGCGCAAGAGGCGGCGCGGCGCAGCGACATGCTGCTGTTCGTGACCGATTCCGACCTGAACGAGACCGAGTTCTCGGCGCTGGTCAGTCTCGCTTCGGTCAACAAGCCGATCGTGTTGGTGCTGAACAAGGTCGATCTCTACTCGCCTGATCAGCGGAAGCGTTTGCACGAGGTTCTGTCGCAGCGTCTGGAAGGAATTGTCCAGCCTGAGAACATCGTCGAGACCTCGGCCGATCCGCGTGAAGTCGAATACGTGGTCGAAAAGGCGGATGGCTCCACCACCAGCCAATGGCGGAAACCAAAACCAAACATCGAAGCGCTACAGCTGAAGATGCTGGAAGTGCTGGAGCAGGACGGCTTGGCCCTGCTGGCGCTGAACGCGGCGATGTACTCAGCCGACAAGTCGGACCGGATTGCATCGCTGAAACTAAAGATCCGCAACGATCGGGCGAATCAACACATCTGGGGGTACGCGGTGGTCAAAGCGACGACCGTCGCCTTTAACCCGGCGCCGGTCGCCGACGTGATCGGCGGCGGCGCAGTCGACGTGGCGATGGTCTGGCACCTGGCCCACATCTACGGCATCGAGATGACCTGGGCCAATGCCGAAAAGCTGGTCAAATCGATCATCCAAGCGGCCGGCTGGGTCACGCTGGGCGAACTGACGACCCACGCAATCATGTGGAGCCTGAAGGCGGTGACGCTTGGCTGGGGTTCGGTGCTGACCGTGTTGCCGCAAGGCGCCGCGGCCGGCTACGGCTCGTACGTCGTCGGTCAGGCGGCCAAGTTCTACTTCGAGCATGGCGCCTCGTGGGGAAGCGAAGGACCCAAGTCGGTCGTGCACAAAATTTTGGACAAGACCGACCGCAAGTCGGTGATCCAGGATTTGAAGGACGAGATCTTGAAGAAGCTGCGGATTAATCAGCACGCGACGCCGGGCAAGTAA
- the serA gene encoding phosphoglycerate dehydrogenase — translation MPKILVLDELSPQGLALLDAAEGFEYEVRLKLAGEELRKSLAEFDGAICRSGVKITAESLEGNTRLRCIARAGVGTDNIDKDAATRLGTVVMNTPTGNTVSTAEHAFCLMMALSRNVASANQSLVEGRWDRKKYMGAQLADKTVGIVGLGRIGQEFAKRALAFEMRVIGFDPFISSERAAELGIELYSSVKEMLPLVDYLTVHTPLTPETKGLIDQEALEIIKPGARLINCARGGIYDEAALVKGLKSGKLGGIALDVYAEEPCTDSPLFGMENVVCTPHLGASTEEAQTQVAVEAVQLVTNHLKSGEIRHAVNVAPIDPKTLESMRGYLDVAYRIGLLAGQLHDGKLKSCKLNYRGEVAGKDAKLLTASFCAGLLEKAMDEGGANIINSQMLLAERGVTISSESSTEMGSFSSSITATLEEDGRTSQIGGTLFGNDMPRLILIDGQRLEAYLDGTLFLFTHNDVPGIIGRVGTIFGSNSVNIAQMAVGRCTAGGNAVGVLNLDGVPPQAAVDEVLQNPDIVSARVVELPAAGELPTWLR, via the coding sequence ATGCCCAAAATCCTGGTTCTCGATGAATTGTCGCCTCAAGGCTTGGCGCTGCTCGACGCAGCGGAAGGCTTCGAGTACGAAGTCCGCCTTAAGCTCGCCGGAGAAGAACTCCGCAAGTCGCTGGCCGAATTTGACGGCGCCATCTGTCGTAGCGGGGTAAAGATCACGGCCGAGTCGCTGGAGGGGAACACCCGACTGCGGTGCATCGCCCGGGCTGGCGTCGGCACCGACAACATCGATAAAGACGCGGCGACCCGCTTGGGGACCGTCGTGATGAACACGCCGACCGGCAACACGGTCAGCACCGCCGAGCACGCCTTCTGCCTGATGATGGCCCTATCGCGCAACGTCGCGTCGGCCAATCAAAGCCTGGTCGAAGGTCGCTGGGATCGCAAAAAGTACATGGGCGCCCAGTTGGCCGATAAAACGGTCGGCATCGTCGGTCTGGGCCGCATCGGGCAAGAGTTCGCCAAGCGGGCTCTCGCCTTTGAAATGCGGGTCATCGGCTTCGATCCGTTCATCAGTTCGGAACGTGCCGCCGAACTGGGCATCGAGCTCTACTCGTCGGTCAAAGAGATGCTGCCGTTGGTCGATTACCTGACCGTGCACACCCCGCTGACGCCGGAAACGAAGGGCCTGATCGATCAGGAAGCGCTCGAAATCATCAAGCCGGGCGCTCGCTTGATCAACTGCGCTCGTGGCGGCATCTATGACGAAGCGGCCCTGGTCAAAGGCCTGAAGAGCGGCAAGCTCGGCGGGATCGCCCTGGACGTATATGCCGAAGAGCCCTGCACCGACAGCCCGCTGTTTGGCATGGAAAACGTCGTCTGCACGCCTCACTTGGGCGCAAGCACCGAAGAAGCCCAAACCCAAGTCGCCGTCGAAGCGGTCCAGTTGGTGACCAACCATCTGAAGTCGGGCGAAATCCGCCACGCCGTCAACGTCGCGCCGATCGATCCGAAGACGCTCGAATCGATGCGTGGTTACCTGGACGTCGCCTATCGCATCGGTTTGCTCGCCGGGCAACTGCACGACGGCAAGCTGAAGTCGTGCAAGCTGAACTACCGCGGCGAAGTCGCTGGCAAAGACGCCAAGCTGCTGACAGCTTCGTTCTGTGCCGGTCTGCTCGAAAAGGCGATGGACGAAGGTGGCGCCAACATCATCAACTCGCAGATGCTGCTGGCCGAACGGGGCGTTACGATCTCCAGCGAAAGCAGCACCGAGATGGGCAGCTTCTCCAGCTCGATCACCGCGACGCTCGAAGAAGATGGCCGCACGTCGCAGATCGGCGGTACGCTGTTCGGCAACGACATGCCGCGGTTGATCTTGATCGACGGGCAACGTCTCGAGGCCTACCTCGACGGCACCCTCTTCCTGTTCACCCACAATGACGTCCCCGGCATCATCGGTCGCGTCGGTACCATCTTCGGCAGCAACAGCGTTAACATCGCCCAAATGGCGGTCGGACGCTGCACCGCTGGGGGCAATGCGGTCGGCGTGCTGAACCTGGACGGCGTCCCGCCGCAAGCGGCCGTCGACGAAGTGCTGCAAAACCCCGACATCGTCTCGGCCCGGGTTGTCGAACTGCCCGCCGCCGGCGAACTGCCGACCTGGTTGCGCTAG
- a CDS encoding outer membrane protein assembly factor BamB family protein has protein sequence MPRILSALIIAFCCAPLQADWPLFRGDPVASGVAAKPLPGDLSLLWKYTVEKGAFEGTPAVVDDVVYIGDLDGAVYALSLTDGKELWKKVIEDTGFYGSPAYRDGKVYLGDMDGLLYCLDAKTGDILWKYETGAEINGSVNFYQDKLLIGSQDATLYCLTAADGKLVWKYEIADQIRCMPTIVENRGFVAGCDAKLHIIDLDKGTSATDVEIDAPTGSTPAVHGDLVVFGTEGGTVYGIDWKQAKVRWTYEDERGRQAFRASAAVTDNQAIIGGRNKRVAAIDITNGKQLWTFPSRGRIDSSPVIAGDKVYFGSSDGKVYGLNVSDGAEVWSYEAGGGFTGGPAISDDKLLIASDDGVVYCFGQKTKP, from the coding sequence ATGCCTCGCATCTTGTCTGCGCTGATCATCGCGTTTTGCTGTGCGCCGCTCCAGGCCGACTGGCCCCTGTTTCGGGGTGATCCGGTCGCCAGCGGAGTCGCCGCCAAACCGCTTCCCGGCGACCTGTCGCTGCTCTGGAAGTACACGGTCGAAAAAGGCGCCTTCGAGGGAACCCCGGCGGTGGTCGACGATGTCGTTTATATCGGCGACCTGGACGGAGCGGTTTACGCCCTTTCGCTGACCGACGGTAAAGAGCTGTGGAAGAAGGTGATCGAAGATACCGGCTTCTACGGCAGCCCCGCCTATCGCGATGGCAAGGTTTACCTGGGCGATATGGACGGCCTGCTTTATTGCCTGGACGCCAAGACCGGCGACATCCTGTGGAAGTACGAAACCGGCGCCGAGATCAACGGCAGCGTCAACTTTTATCAAGACAAACTGCTGATCGGCTCGCAAGACGCTACGCTCTACTGCCTGACCGCGGCCGACGGCAAGTTGGTCTGGAAGTACGAGATCGCTGATCAAATCCGCTGCATGCCGACGATTGTCGAGAACCGCGGTTTTGTCGCCGGCTGCGACGCCAAGCTGCACATCATTGATCTCGACAAGGGAACGAGCGCAACCGACGTGGAGATCGACGCTCCCACCGGCAGCACCCCGGCGGTGCATGGCGACCTGGTCGTCTTCGGCACCGAAGGGGGCACAGTCTATGGCATCGACTGGAAACAAGCGAAGGTCCGCTGGACCTACGAAGACGAGCGGGGACGTCAGGCGTTTCGCGCCAGCGCCGCCGTCACCGACAACCAAGCGATCATTGGCGGCCGCAACAAACGGGTCGCCGCGATCGACATTACCAATGGCAAGCAGCTCTGGACGTTTCCTTCCCGCGGCCGAATCGACAGCTCGCCGGTCATCGCCGGCGATAAAGTCTACTTCGGCTCCAGCGACGGCAAAGTCTACGGACTGAACGTCAGCGATGGCGCCGAAGTCTGGAGCTACGAAGCAGGGGGCGGCTTTACCGGCGGCCCTGCGATCAGCGATGACAAACTGTTGATCGCCAGCGACGATGGCGTCGTTTACTGCTTCGGC
- a CDS encoding metal-dependent hydrolase, with the protein MATQLTWHGHGAWLIDTGSHKIVLDPFFDENPAAVIKSDEVEADVILLSHGHFDHVGIRADGKFDVVEIAKRTGAQVVTILEMAQWIGGQGVENAVGMNIGGTFQSTAGPVRMTQAVHSSSLPDGTYGGSPVGFILEVPEGLIYFACDTDLFSDMKLIGAKGILLAVVPIGDHFTMGVDDAVEAVKLIAPKQVAPAHYDTWPPIAQDAAAWAEKVKSETSATPHVIKPGETITLG; encoded by the coding sequence ATGGCGACGCAACTCACCTGGCACGGACATGGCGCCTGGCTGATCGATACCGGCAGCCACAAGATCGTGCTCGATCCATTCTTTGACGAGAACCCAGCCGCCGTCATCAAGTCGGACGAAGTCGAAGCCGACGTGATTCTGCTGTCGCACGGCCACTTCGACCATGTCGGCATTCGCGCCGACGGCAAGTTTGACGTTGTCGAGATCGCCAAGCGAACCGGTGCCCAGGTCGTCACCATTCTCGAAATGGCGCAGTGGATCGGCGGCCAGGGAGTCGAGAACGCCGTCGGCATGAACATCGGCGGCACCTTCCAGTCGACGGCTGGCCCAGTCCGGATGACGCAGGCCGTGCACAGCTCTTCGCTGCCGGACGGAACCTACGGCGGCTCGCCGGTTGGGTTTATCCTGGAAGTCCCCGAAGGCTTGATCTACTTCGCCTGCGATACCGATCTGTTCAGCGACATGAAGCTGATCGGCGCCAAAGGCATCTTGCTGGCGGTCGTCCCGATCGGCGATCACTTCACGATGGGCGTCGACGACGCCGTCGAAGCGGTCAAATTGATCGCTCCCAAACAAGTCGCCCCCGCCCATTACGACACCTGGCCCCCAATCGCCCAAGACGCCGCCGCATGGGCCGAAAAGGTGAAAAGCGAAACCAGCGCCACGCCGCACGTGATCAAGCCGGGCGAAACGATCACGCTGGGCTAG
- a CDS encoding YcjF family protein, translating into MKRFPLPNSFWIIVTVVIIGGGLIYLPSLIASYYREAAELGGVAQVAYLVSVIGGAALIIGAASWVLYRLVRAKRLKSQRKERRQKNPSRLSAEQRRTELSENLASIDDFQSEAGEDDLAEQLAPLREKLEIKLDNQRLEIVAFGTISSGKSSLLNALAGRNAFASEIAGGTTVTRNEIPWAGDNQVILVDTPGLGEVDGETRQLIAADAAKTADIVLLVVDGPLRDSEFRLLELLGQMEKRVIICFNKEDLYNDSDRAKLLQQISKQAEEFVRREDIVSVRARVTNRQRVRIAVDGSEVSEEVTVPVSIEPLANRMMQVVKKDGSDLLLANLLLQSRGLVDQARLKVEQALDRRANQIITKYMWGVGGASAALSPLPFVDIAAGVAISTKMVVDLAKVYKQDVDIDVAVQLLGQLGKNLLGILGVNIAVPAVASLLKTVPGAGYLAGAALHLVVMALITRWIGNVFMEYFKNEMREPEGGLVGLAQREWNRVTQLSYLRQLVQQARNQYVD; encoded by the coding sequence ATGAAGCGATTCCCCCTTCCCAACTCGTTCTGGATCATCGTCACCGTGGTGATAATCGGCGGCGGTCTGATCTATTTGCCGTCGTTGATCGCGTCTTACTATCGCGAAGCGGCCGAATTGGGGGGCGTGGCCCAAGTCGCCTACCTGGTCAGCGTAATCGGCGGAGCGGCCCTGATCATCGGCGCCGCCAGTTGGGTGCTCTACCGACTGGTCCGGGCCAAGCGGCTGAAGTCGCAGCGAAAAGAACGCCGCCAGAAGAATCCTAGCCGACTGTCGGCCGAACAGCGGCGAACCGAATTAAGTGAAAATCTCGCCTCGATCGACGACTTTCAGTCCGAGGCTGGCGAAGATGACCTGGCCGAACAACTCGCCCCGCTGCGCGAAAAGCTAGAGATCAAGCTCGACAATCAGCGGCTCGAAATCGTCGCCTTTGGCACCATCAGCAGCGGCAAGTCGTCGCTGCTGAACGCCTTGGCCGGGCGCAACGCCTTTGCCAGCGAGATCGCCGGCGGCACCACCGTCACCCGCAACGAAATCCCCTGGGCGGGCGATAACCAGGTGATCCTGGTCGATACGCCGGGCCTGGGCGAGGTCGATGGCGAAACCCGGCAGTTGATCGCCGCCGACGCCGCCAAGACGGCCGACATCGTATTGCTGGTGGTCGATGGCCCGCTTCGCGATTCGGAGTTCCGTCTGCTCGAATTGCTGGGCCAGATGGAAAAGCGGGTCATCATCTGCTTCAACAAAGAAGACCTCTACAACGACAGTGACCGGGCCAAGCTACTGCAGCAGATCTCCAAACAGGCCGAAGAGTTCGTTCGCCGCGAAGACATCGTCTCGGTCCGGGCCCGGGTCACCAATCGCCAGCGGGTGCGGATTGCCGTTGACGGCAGTGAAGTGTCGGAAGAAGTGACGGTGCCGGTTTCAATCGAGCCGCTCGCCAATCGGATGATGCAGGTGGTCAAAAAGGATGGCAGCGATCTGCTGCTCGCCAATTTGCTGCTGCAGTCGCGAGGGTTGGTCGATCAGGCGCGGTTGAAAGTGGAGCAAGCCCTCGATCGCCGGGCGAACCAGATCATCACCAAATACATGTGGGGCGTCGGCGGAGCTTCGGCCGCGCTCAGCCCGCTGCCGTTTGTCGATATCGCGGCCGGCGTGGCGATTTCCACCAAGATGGTGGTCGACTTGGCCAAGGTTTACAAACAAGACGTCGATATCGATGTGGCGGTCCAACTGCTGGGACAGTTGGGCAAAAACCTGCTCGGCATTCTGGGGGTCAACATCGCCGTCCCGGCGGTCGCGTCGCTGCTGAAAACGGTTCCCGGGGCGGGTTACCTGGCGGGCGCTGCGTTACACTTGGTGGTCATGGCCTTGATCACCCGCTGGATCGGCAACGTCTTTATGGAATACTTCAAAAACGAGATGCGCGAACCGGAGGGGGGACTCGTCGGCTTGGCCCAGCGCGAGTGGAACCGCGTGACGCAACTCAGCTACCTGCGCCAACTGGTGCAACAGGCCCGCAATCAATATGTCGACTGA
- a CDS encoding sugar porter family MFS transporter: protein MTSRLFYWSLTSALAGFLFGFDTVVISGAEQTIEKLWELDKLTHGLAMSAALWGTVLGSLIGGWPTDAWGRRKTLLSIGALYFISAVWSALATDVYSFMIARFIGGLGVGISTVAAPLYISEISPPERRGRLAAMFQFNIVFGILIAYASNALLAGIGDTAWRWMLGVEAIPAVIYTLMCFTLPESPRWLIAKREDREAGLQVLRQISPERSEAEIDTLGDEIAAAANEEKKSLHGFWSTRMMTPIMLAFLVAFFNQMSGINAILYFAPRIFKAAGQTSEGALQTSIGIGVINLIFTFVGLWLIDRLGRKTLLLIGSFGYIASLLICSWASSMAPPVPTEPPADAVAEVVAEVVRLDESEAAVNELTDSQQRGVFLLAVGLYLFIAAHAVGQGAVIWVLISEIFPNRYRAMGQSLGSFTHWIFAALITLFFPFFAAHAGMMIIFLFFCVMMVLQLLWVVTMVPETKGVPLEEMERKLGVTP from the coding sequence ATGACGAGCCGTCTCTTCTATTGGTCGCTAACGTCCGCCTTAGCTGGTTTCCTGTTCGGTTTTGATACCGTCGTCATCTCCGGCGCCGAACAAACGATTGAAAAGCTGTGGGAACTCGACAAGCTGACGCATGGTCTGGCGATGAGCGCCGCCCTCTGGGGCACGGTGCTTGGTTCGCTGATCGGCGGTTGGCCGACCGATGCCTGGGGACGCCGTAAAACGCTTCTCTCGATCGGCGCCCTCTATTTTATTTCGGCGGTCTGGTCCGCCCTGGCGACCGACGTTTATTCGTTCATGATCGCCCGGTTTATCGGTGGGTTGGGAGTCGGCATCTCGACGGTGGCGGCGCCGCTCTACATCTCTGAAATTTCTCCGCCGGAGCGACGCGGCCGCTTGGCGGCGATGTTCCAGTTCAATATCGTCTTTGGCATTTTGATCGCCTATGCGTCGAACGCGCTGCTGGCCGGCATCGGCGATACCGCCTGGCGATGGATGCTGGGCGTAGAAGCGATCCCGGCGGTTATCTATACGCTGATGTGCTTTACCCTGCCCGAGAGCCCGCGGTGGTTGATCGCCAAGCGGGAAGATCGCGAGGCCGGTCTGCAGGTCTTGCGGCAGATATCTCCCGAGCGGAGCGAAGCGGAGATTGATACGCTGGGGGACGAGATTGCCGCAGCCGCCAACGAAGAGAAAAAGTCGCTGCATGGATTTTGGTCGACTCGCATGATGACGCCGATCATGCTGGCGTTTCTGGTCGCCTTCTTCAATCAGATGTCCGGCATCAACGCGATCCTCTACTTCGCCCCACGGATCTTCAAGGCGGCCGGACAAACGAGCGAAGGCGCGTTGCAAACCTCGATTGGCATTGGCGTGATCAACCTGATCTTTACCTTTGTCGGGCTCTGGCTGATCGATCGACTCGGCCGCAAGACGCTGCTGCTGATTGGTTCGTTTGGCTATATCGCGTCGCTACTGATCTGCAGTTGGGCGTCGAGCATGGCGCCGCCGGTGCCGACTGAACCTCCGGCAGATGCCGTCGCCGAGGTCGTCGCCGAGGTCGTAAGACTGGACGAAAGCGAAGCCGCGGTGAACGAACTGACCGACTCCCAACAGCGAGGAGTCTTCTTGCTGGCGGTGGGGCTCTACCTGTTCATCGCCGCGCACGCCGTTGGCCAGGGCGCTGTCATCTGGGTGTTGATCTCCGAGATCTTTCCGAATCGTTACCGCGCGATGGGACAGTCGCTCGGCAGTTTTACGCACTGGATCTTCGCCGCGCTGATCACGCTCTTCTTCCCCTTCTTCGCCGCCCACGCCGGCATGATGATCATCTTCCTCTTCTTCTGCGTCATGATGGTGCTGCAGTTATTGTGGGTCGTGACGATGGTTCCCGAGACGAAGGGGGTGCCGCTGGAAGAGATGGAACGGAAGTTGGGGGTCACGCCGTAG
- the serC gene encoding 3-phosphoserine/phosphohydroxythreonine transaminase, whose protein sequence is MNASVSDAVQRVYNFSAGPAVLPLAVLQQVQRDLIALPGVGSSILEISHRSPTFVDIAAEAKARITDLLSIPDTHDVLFLQGGSRLQFSMVPMNLLEEGKAADYVLTGSWGKNAKKEAVKEGKVQIAWDGADCSYNRLPKQSELKLDPGASFVHMTSNETIEGVQFLDEIETGDVPVVVDCSSDIFCRPLPVDKYGVIYACAQKNAGPAGVTMVIIRKDLLARGNAELPGYLLYRNHAEADSMWNTPPTFAIYVMGLVAKWLQEEIGGLAAMEKLNREKSSLLYDVIDNNAEFYAGHAEQESRSLMNVTFRLPNADVEKKFFKSAEELHLTNLKGHRSVGGVRASVYNAMPIDGVRRLADFMQQFADENK, encoded by the coding sequence ATGAACGCCTCGGTTTCCGACGCTGTCCAACGCGTTTACAACTTCTCGGCCGGTCCCGCTGTGTTACCGCTAGCGGTGCTGCAGCAAGTCCAACGCGACCTGATTGCCCTGCCGGGCGTCGGCAGTTCGATCCTGGAAATCAGCCATCGCAGCCCGACGTTCGTCGACATCGCCGCCGAAGCCAAGGCCCGCATCACCGACCTGCTGAGCATCCCCGACACGCATGACGTTCTCTTCCTGCAGGGGGGATCGCGTCTGCAATTCTCGATGGTTCCGATGAACCTGCTCGAAGAAGGAAAAGCGGCTGACTACGTGCTGACCGGCTCGTGGGGCAAGAATGCCAAGAAAGAAGCGGTCAAAGAAGGCAAGGTCCAAATCGCGTGGGATGGCGCCGATTGCAGCTACAATCGCCTGCCGAAGCAAAGTGAGTTGAAGCTCGACCCGGGCGCCTCGTTTGTCCACATGACCTCCAACGAAACGATCGAAGGGGTCCAGTTCCTCGACGAGATCGAAACGGGCGACGTGCCGGTCGTCGTCGACTGCTCGTCCGATATCTTCTGCCGCCCGCTGCCGGTCGATAAGTACGGCGTGATCTACGCGTGTGCTCAAAAGAACGCAGGCCCGGCCGGCGTGACGATGGTCATCATCCGCAAAGACCTGCTGGCCCGCGGCAACGCCGAACTGCCCGGCTATCTGCTGTACCGCAACCATGCCGAAGCCGACTCGATGTGGAACACCCCGCCTACCTTCGCGATTTACGTGATGGGCCTGGTCGCCAAATGGCTGCAAGAAGAGATCGGCGGCCTGGCGGCGATGGAAAAACTGAACCGCGAGAAATCGTCGCTGCTGTACGACGTGATCGACAACAACGCCGAGTTCTATGCCGGCCATGCCGAGCAAGAAAGCCGTTCGCTGATGAACGTCACTTTCCGTCTGCCCAACGCCGATGTCGAAAAGAAGTTCTTCAAGTCGGCCGAAGAACTGCACCTGACCAACTTGAAGGGGCATCGCAGCGTCGGCGGCGTTCGCGCCTCGGTCTACAACGCGATGCCGATCGATGGCGTTCGCCGCTTGGCCGATTTCATGCAACAGTTCGCCGACGAGAACAAGTAG
- a CDS encoding SDR family oxidoreductase: MSLADKSALVVGGGTGIGLAIAQALAEAGAKVGIAGRRFDVLEQASETSKAEIHCHSVDVSDRKSVLDLVQWATQTLGKVDILVNAAGVNIKNRSMESMTPEDWDRVMQINTTGAYNLMYAVLPQMRERKDGLIINVSSIAGKRAIALGGIAYAASKFAMTALGTAAGNEENKNGVRITNVYPGEVDTPLLLQRPKPVTEEHRGRMLQPEDFKEVVLAICNLPPRAHVAEMVIKPTFQEYV; encoded by the coding sequence ATGAGTCTGGCGGATAAATCGGCGTTGGTCGTTGGCGGCGGGACCGGAATTGGCCTGGCGATCGCCCAGGCATTGGCCGAAGCCGGGGCGAAGGTCGGTATCGCCGGTCGCCGGTTTGACGTGCTCGAGCAGGCCTCAGAAACTTCCAAGGCCGAGATTCATTGCCACAGCGTCGACGTTTCGGACCGTAAAAGCGTCTTGGACCTGGTCCAGTGGGCGACGCAAACCCTGGGCAAAGTCGATATCCTGGTCAACGCGGCCGGCGTGAACATCAAGAATCGCTCGATGGAATCGATGACGCCGGAAGACTGGGACCGGGTCATGCAGATCAACACGACCGGCGCCTACAACTTGATGTACGCCGTCTTGCCGCAAATGCGCGAGCGGAAAGATGGCCTGATCATCAACGTCTCGTCGATCGCTGGCAAACGAGCGATCGCGCTGGGCGGAATCGCTTACGCCGCGTCGAAGTTCGCGATGACGGCCCTCGGCACCGCCGCCGGTAACGAAGAAAACAAAAACGGCGTCCGCATCACCAACGTCTACCCGGGCGAAGTCGACACGCCGCTACTGCTGCAACGTCCCAAGCCGGTGACCGAAGAGCATCGCGGCCGCATGCTACAACCCGAAGATTTCAAGGAAGTGGTCCTGGCGATCTGCAATCTGCCGCCGCGGGCTCATGTGGCGGAGATGGTCATCAAGCCGACGTTTCAGGAATACGTCTAA